In Bacteroidota bacterium, the sequence AACATCGAAAGATTTCTGTAAATGGTCCCTAAACTTAGCTTAGGAAATTCTTTTTTAAGTTTCCCATACACCCAGTCGGCAGTAGGATGACGGTCGGTAGTACGCAGTATCTCTAATATGCGTTCTCGCTGCTGACTATGTCTAAAAGTAGTTTTTGTCTTTTCTCTTGCCATTTAAATAAACAGTAATCGTTCCTATTATCAGCCATAATATAAACTTTGTTAATCCTAAAAGCAAACTCTAAAATTTATTTTGAAAAATAATTTTCGTGTTCTATTAGTTTATTCAGAGGTCACTCTAATTCAGTTGATTTTGAGTTTATGTTTTTTTGATTTGAACATTTCCACTACAAGTGTTAAATAATTCTGCTCCGAAATCAGATACGAGACTCAAACGCACTTCTATTTCCATCTCAACATCTTCCTGATAATTTTTGCCAACAATACTTACATTATATTTAGAGATTAGATACATTACTTGGCTTGTAAAATCGTACGGGAATTTTATTCTTACAGCACTCATCGTAATCTTTTCGGCCACTTTAACTTTCTTGAGCACACTCAAAGCAGAATCGTGATAAGCCCGACTCAAACCACCGACTCCTAATTTTGTACCACCGAAATAACGAGTAACAATAACCAATACGTCGGAGAGATTTTTCGATCGAATAGCAGAAAATATTTTTACTCCGGCAGTCCCGGATGGTTCTCCATCATCTGAGTATCGAAACACTTTACCAGTCATACCAATTCGGTAGGCAAAACAGTTATGGTTAGCGTCGTAAAATTCTTTTCTTACCTTTTGGAGAATTTTATCAGTTTCCTCTTTTGCCGAGACAGGATAAGCTGAAGCAATAAAACGAGAGTTCAATATCTTTATTTCATTTCGTAAAAATGAAATAATTGTTTGATATGAATCTTGGATCACTTTTCTCCGGTATAGATTAATTTGATACCGGCTTGTTTTGCGTACTCGTTAATCCGTTCATCGCGGTAAAATTCTTTATAATAGACAACTTTGATTCCGGCGTTCGCGATTAATTTGAAACAAGTTAAACAGGGAGAAGCAGTTATATAAATTTCTGAATTATCTATCGCAACTCCATACCTGGCGGCTTGTGCAACTGCGTTAGCTTCGGCATGAACAGTTCGCACACAATGCCCGTTTTCCATATCGTGTCCGATATCATCACAATGGGGCGCTCCCTTCACACTTCCGTTGTAACCGGTCGAAAGTATCGTCTTATCCCTCACGATTACAGCACCTATTTTTTTTCTATCGCAAGTACTTCGCGTCGCAACTTGCTCGGCGATGTTCATAAAATACTCAGTCCAGTTAACTCTCTTATCACTCATAAATTTTCCTGCTAGTAATTTGCTGTATAATATTGATAAATCATCTTTAAAACAAATCTTGCTTTTAAGGTATAAAATCGTTAATAATAATACAAATTTGTTAACAAAATGGAGTAATAATGAAGTATTTAGTAGTTTTAATCATTTGCGGTTTAATGATTACAGGAATTAGTTATTCGCAATCGAAAATCGAAGTTGTCGGTGGGACAAATTTTGATTTCGGCGATTTATATGTTGGAACCAAAACAGAAAAAATAATGACCATTAAAAATAAAGGTAAAGATACTCTCGTAATAATAAATGTACAGGCATCTTGCGGATGCACCGCTACATTGTTGAGCGAGCGACTGATACCACCAGGCAAAAGTGCAACACTGAATGTCGGATTCGATTCAAAAGGGTTTGACGGTAAAGTACATAAAACCGTTACAATTACCTCGAACGATGTAACAAACT encodes:
- a CDS encoding YigZ family protein; amino-acid sequence: MIQDSYQTIISFLRNEIKILNSRFIASAYPVSAKEETDKILQKVRKEFYDANHNCFAYRIGMTGKVFRYSDDGEPSGTAGVKIFSAIRSKNLSDVLVIVTRYFGGTKLGVGGLSRAYHDSALSVLKKVKVAEKITMSAVRIKFPYDFTSQVMYLISKYNVSIVGKNYQEDVEMEIEVRLSLVSDFGAELFNTCSGNVQIKKT
- a CDS encoding cytidine/deoxycytidylate deaminase family protein; the protein is MSDKRVNWTEYFMNIAEQVATRSTCDRKKIGAVIVRDKTILSTGYNGSVKGAPHCDDIGHDMENGHCVRTVHAEANAVAQAARYGVAIDNSEIYITASPCLTCFKLIANAGIKVVYYKEFYRDERINEYAKQAGIKLIYTGEK